From a single Nocardioides panacis genomic region:
- a CDS encoding STAS domain-containing protein: MEIEQTDRERGVTVLRLEGRLTMVSAPRLKAVIDQAVESGHPRVVVDLAAVSFMDSSGLGTLIAGLKKARQGDGDVRITGVAQQVATVLALTNLDRVLRAHPTVEAATDGW; this comes from the coding sequence ATGGAGATCGAGCAGACCGACCGCGAACGGGGCGTCACCGTGCTCCGTCTGGAGGGCCGGCTCACCATGGTCTCGGCCCCCCGCCTCAAGGCGGTCATCGACCAGGCCGTCGAGTCCGGGCACCCGCGGGTGGTCGTCGACCTGGCCGCCGTCTCGTTCATGGACTCCTCCGGGCTCGGCACCCTGATCGCCGGGCTGAAGAAGGCCCGTCAGGGCGACGGGGACGTGCGGATCACCGGCGTCGCCCAGCAGGTCGCGACCGTGCTGGCGCTGACCAACCTGGACCGGGTGCTGCGCGCGCACCCCACCGTCGAGGCGGCCACGGATGGCTGGTGA